A single region of the Streptomyces sp. NBC_01381 genome encodes:
- a CDS encoding helix-turn-helix domain-containing protein: MPQNGDTYRPDLLTPQPGTDAQRRDLIDEQIAQIEAVAQDDLETQVFTHTRTHWNRPLLATTRRIAESGRMQRHLANGLARFWRDTLAEGWSELRSIIDQDIAHRATVIATHGVGRALGALHPDMTWAGDAITLAKPWDAEIDAAGRDLVLTPSVLSRPAVIIQVDTPGQFVFYYPAQRIGADRDRRSGKIAQVVGNARAALLADLETARSTAELAARSGYTPGTVSYHLSALHRARLVTKVRDGRYVLYQRTAHAAGLLEEAHCSTRRSSL; this comes from the coding sequence TTGCCGCAAAACGGCGACACCTACAGACCTGACCTGCTCACCCCTCAGCCAGGAACGGACGCACAGCGCCGCGACCTGATCGACGAGCAGATCGCGCAAATCGAGGCCGTAGCGCAGGACGACCTCGAAACCCAGGTCTTCACCCACACCCGGACCCACTGGAACAGGCCGCTGCTGGCCACCACCCGCCGGATCGCGGAGTCGGGGCGGATGCAGCGCCATCTCGCCAACGGTCTCGCCCGGTTCTGGCGCGATACCTTGGCCGAGGGCTGGTCCGAACTGCGCTCGATCATCGATCAGGACATCGCCCACCGCGCGACAGTCATCGCCACCCACGGCGTCGGCCGGGCGCTCGGAGCACTCCACCCCGACATGACCTGGGCAGGCGACGCGATCACCCTTGCCAAGCCGTGGGATGCCGAAATCGATGCCGCCGGCCGGGACTTGGTCCTCACCCCCAGCGTGCTCAGCCGGCCCGCCGTCATCATCCAGGTCGACACCCCCGGGCAGTTCGTCTTCTACTACCCCGCCCAGCGGATCGGAGCCGACCGGGATCGCAGGTCCGGAAAGATCGCGCAAGTGGTCGGCAACGCCCGAGCGGCCTTGCTGGCGGACCTCGAAACCGCCCGGTCCACCGCGGAACTCGCCGCCCGATCCGGATACACCCCGGGCACCGTCTCCTACCACCTCAGCGCCCTGCACCGCGCACGCCTCGTCACCAAGGTCAGAGACGGGCGCTACGTGTTGTACCAGCGGACCGCGCATGCGGCAGGACTCCTGGAAGAAGCCCATTGCAGTACTCGCCGCTCCTCGCTCTGA
- a CDS encoding DUF6338 family protein: MPSGLLGLVALLFVAVPGHLYLVRYERRSLRERPGAAREITELFAVGAFVTLASAAGVFVLAEAVPGLATLDGTASGAAYLRSHPWHLARSGILILAVSALVCAALGELRGRRNGGTWSNAPGTVWSELLKPSRGEADPEVRVLLDDGTRVHGSGHMVSDERDTYYRDVALHHPISIYTAGEDRPQPSDADYVIIPGGHIRLIQITTVRRHDGT; the protein is encoded by the coding sequence GTGCCATCGGGGCTGCTCGGACTGGTGGCACTGCTGTTCGTGGCAGTGCCCGGCCATCTCTACCTGGTGCGTTACGAACGCCGCAGCCTGCGCGAACGACCCGGCGCCGCCCGGGAGATCACCGAACTGTTCGCGGTGGGCGCCTTCGTGACGCTGGCTTCGGCAGCGGGCGTCTTCGTCCTCGCCGAGGCGGTCCCCGGCCTCGCCACGCTTGACGGCACAGCGTCCGGCGCGGCGTACTTGCGCTCGCACCCATGGCATCTGGCACGTTCCGGCATCCTGATCCTCGCCGTCAGCGCGCTCGTCTGTGCCGCGCTGGGGGAGCTCCGCGGTCGCCGGAACGGTGGCACCTGGTCCAACGCCCCGGGGACGGTGTGGTCCGAACTCCTCAAGCCGTCCCGTGGAGAGGCCGACCCCGAAGTGCGGGTACTGCTGGACGATGGGACGCGGGTCCACGGGAGCGGCCATATGGTCTCCGACGAGCGGGACACCTATTACCGCGATGTGGCCCTGCACCATCCCATCTCGATCTACACGGCGGGCGAGGACCGGCCGCAGCCGTCGGACGCGGATTACGTGATCATCCCTGGCGGGCATATCCGGCTCATCCAGATCACCACGGTGCGGAGGCACGACGGCACTTGA
- a CDS encoding Hsp70 family protein, which yields MGLHTHFVSSGPSCVADPGGDGFTLTGETTALEPPALRLVPSSGSAALIRLIEVVAPPELPKAQLNALRELWSEANGRVIDKPVALRGSGPVSLSVPPGRTDLPVLLRITYHEMNTAGGDPVGDSHRTIELSTTLHLPQAMLPDEPLTKRPPETGTGTETEDPTVHSAPETVTARRGERMDRVATGVVRHLGFAAVDFGTTNSTVTVHDMQQLAVRAMSRNQETRLRAELVSLLSDPAVPGPERAQWRELLGDVVRQLLQADSTAFGTSYLSGYGTGGPSEGDGPGHTLADALESGYGGENWLHALYTALELRLAARDERLRREVAPKLHACYDRAFSEVPLDVLRLFPADLDQSGGNELASRIEVVDTFPELRVRMGEERIAVGTRQESTPRAYRGLKQYLARDHELPELPTRQDGSPTTADDLIREGLRYLLDQSDEYIGANPKELHQGKIDHVVMTYPTVAPPAVRRRLRELVGSGTEEVDGLGVTIVDTRFDEAVAAALFFIMRDFGGDFAAGVEAFRARCRPTPGREHFWRQNILVVDVGGGTTDLAVINLQLRDGTPDPAPGQDTRFTGRLYVLTPTLLGSTGNLQLGGDLMTLRLFRWYKAAFADHLLTRWPDRYELVLAARKEKDYVVDGRYLEGALLSRSPDEDKYPHDLVEQVVPTRWAGDRVLGGPREESEQTFWLLWRMAEEAKIRLGAGDAVHQPLPETLDAVLGRLHAPEPAEDAEGAEDMEWAPRMDTETFEGLMKPVLKEITDLVASLAKNALKENQELDRIFLTGKSSRMPLVRRSLERRLRQETEVRWNPAGIEVEEEYGKLATSIGACWGYHIRRFAHAEQAAHGVLGRGRYVLRIEVDNLSYYLPCDFGPTFQLEAGEPTDTLLTMSTELSPIGPDGAWAVRSKWTNLTESLRIHRNTGPKWQAWGAFDPDAWVRREEPGFVLNMDEWVNQVKFQLEVDADLNLDIHLARGEEHYEVGGETSVRVDLDGGADTPWTPVEIVADNRVAGDRPDAGTVVFRLTENPWLPATDQPPLSDGPPLEPPGDRFDKWLRGSGAPGAAAVRGMQSKPLEPPGHDGWIFYLRRPGEPDREMELIDIVPAPGREGWHGQDATHGGSKYVATLDEHWGLRVHRLPVPYWEAGSVAEMWTNPGAVFRVTMEDATSEHIAERDPFNGRH from the coding sequence ATGGGACTGCACACCCACTTCGTCTCGTCGGGGCCGTCTTGTGTGGCCGATCCCGGCGGGGACGGCTTCACCCTGACCGGGGAGACGACTGCCCTGGAACCGCCCGCACTGCGGCTGGTGCCGTCGTCCGGAAGCGCCGCACTGATTCGTCTCATCGAGGTCGTCGCACCTCCCGAACTGCCCAAGGCACAGCTCAACGCCTTGCGCGAACTGTGGAGCGAGGCAAACGGCAGGGTCATCGACAAACCCGTGGCCTTGCGCGGCTCCGGCCCCGTCTCGCTGTCCGTCCCGCCGGGCCGGACCGACCTGCCCGTCCTGCTGCGGATCACGTACCACGAGATGAACACGGCCGGCGGAGATCCGGTGGGCGACAGTCATCGCACCATCGAGCTCTCCACCACACTCCATCTCCCCCAAGCCATGCTCCCCGACGAGCCGTTGACGAAACGGCCTCCGGAGACCGGGACCGGCACGGAAACCGAGGACCCCACCGTCCACTCCGCTCCCGAGACCGTCACCGCGCGGCGGGGTGAACGCATGGACCGAGTCGCAACCGGCGTGGTGCGTCACCTCGGCTTCGCGGCCGTTGATTTCGGGACCACCAACTCCACGGTCACCGTCCACGACATGCAGCAACTCGCCGTACGCGCCATGTCCCGGAACCAGGAGACGAGGCTGCGCGCGGAACTCGTCTCGCTGCTGTCCGACCCGGCCGTCCCCGGACCCGAGCGTGCCCAGTGGCGAGAGCTGCTCGGCGATGTCGTCCGCCAGCTGCTGCAGGCCGACAGCACGGCATTCGGCACCTCGTACCTGAGTGGATACGGCACCGGCGGCCCGTCCGAGGGCGACGGCCCAGGGCACACCCTGGCCGACGCGCTGGAGAGCGGGTACGGCGGCGAGAACTGGCTGCACGCGCTGTACACCGCCCTCGAACTACGGCTCGCAGCCCGGGACGAGCGGCTGCGCCGCGAGGTCGCCCCAAAGCTGCACGCTTGCTACGACCGGGCCTTCAGCGAGGTGCCGCTGGACGTGCTGCGGCTCTTTCCCGCCGACCTGGACCAGTCCGGCGGCAACGAACTCGCCAGCCGGATCGAGGTGGTCGACACCTTCCCCGAACTGCGCGTGCGGATGGGCGAGGAGCGGATCGCGGTGGGTACGCGGCAGGAGAGCACGCCGCGTGCGTACCGGGGCCTCAAGCAGTACCTCGCCCGCGACCACGAGCTGCCGGAACTGCCGACCCGCCAGGACGGCTCTCCCACCACCGCCGACGACCTCATCCGTGAAGGGCTCCGCTACCTGCTTGACCAGAGCGACGAGTACATCGGAGCCAACCCCAAGGAGCTCCATCAGGGAAAGATCGACCACGTCGTCATGACGTACCCGACCGTCGCCCCGCCCGCGGTACGCCGCCGGCTGCGCGAACTGGTCGGGTCCGGCACCGAGGAGGTCGACGGGCTGGGTGTCACGATCGTGGACACCCGGTTCGACGAGGCGGTGGCGGCGGCCCTCTTCTTCATCATGCGCGACTTCGGCGGGGACTTCGCGGCCGGCGTCGAGGCGTTCCGGGCCCGCTGTCGGCCGACGCCCGGCAGGGAGCACTTCTGGCGGCAGAACATCCTGGTGGTGGACGTCGGCGGCGGCACCACCGACCTCGCCGTCATCAACCTGCAGCTGCGAGACGGAACCCCGGACCCGGCGCCCGGCCAGGACACCAGGTTCACCGGGCGCCTCTACGTCCTCACTCCGACGCTGCTCGGCTCGACCGGCAACCTCCAGCTGGGCGGCGACCTCATGACGCTGCGCCTCTTCCGCTGGTACAAGGCGGCCTTCGCGGATCACCTGCTGACCCGGTGGCCTGACCGCTACGAGCTGGTCCTCGCCGCACGGAAGGAGAAGGACTACGTCGTGGACGGGCGGTATCTGGAGGGGGCGCTGCTCAGCCGGAGCCCCGACGAGGACAAATACCCGCACGACCTCGTGGAACAAGTCGTCCCGACTCGCTGGGCCGGGGACCGCGTCCTGGGCGGGCCCCGGGAGGAGTCGGAGCAGACGTTCTGGCTGCTGTGGCGGATGGCGGAGGAGGCCAAGATCCGCCTGGGCGCGGGAGACGCCGTCCACCAGCCGCTTCCCGAAACCCTTGACGCGGTCCTGGGACGACTCCACGCGCCCGAGCCGGCGGAGGACGCGGAGGGCGCAGAGGACATGGAGTGGGCGCCACGGATGGACACGGAGACGTTCGAGGGCTTGATGAAGCCAGTCCTGAAGGAGATCACGGACCTCGTCGCCTCCCTAGCGAAGAACGCCCTGAAGGAGAACCAGGAGCTCGACCGGATCTTCCTCACCGGCAAGAGCAGCCGGATGCCCCTGGTCCGCCGTTCTCTGGAACGACGGCTGCGCCAGGAGACCGAGGTGCGATGGAACCCGGCAGGGATCGAGGTGGAGGAGGAGTACGGCAAACTCGCCACCTCGATCGGGGCATGCTGGGGTTACCACATTCGTCGATTCGCCCACGCCGAGCAGGCTGCGCACGGCGTTCTGGGCCGGGGCCGTTACGTCCTGCGCATCGAGGTGGACAACCTCAGCTACTACCTGCCCTGCGACTTCGGTCCCACCTTCCAGCTGGAGGCGGGCGAGCCGACGGACACGCTCCTGACGATGAGCACGGAGCTGAGCCCGATCGGACCCGACGGCGCCTGGGCGGTGCGCAGCAAGTGGACGAACCTGACCGAGAGTCTGCGCATCCACCGCAACACCGGCCCCAAATGGCAGGCGTGGGGCGCCTTCGACCCCGACGCCTGGGTGCGCCGTGAGGAGCCGGGCTTCGTCCTGAACATGGACGAGTGGGTGAACCAGGTGAAGTTCCAGTTGGAGGTCGACGCCGACCTGAACCTGGACATCCACCTGGCGCGCGGCGAGGAACACTATGAGGTGGGGGGCGAGACGTCGGTCCGGGTGGATCTCGACGGTGGAGCGGACACGCCGTGGACGCCCGTCGAGATCGTCGCCGACAACCGGGTGGCCGGGGACCGGCCGGACGCGGGAACCGTCGTCTTCAGGCTCACCGAGAACCCGTGGCTCCCGGCAACCGATCAGCCGCCGCTCTCGGACGGCCCTCCTCTTGAGCCTCCCGGTGACCGGTTCGACAAGTGGCTCCGGGGAAGCGGTGCGCCCGGAGCAGCCGCCGTGCGGGGCATGCAGAGCAAGCCCCTTGAGCCTCCGGGGCACGACGGCTGGATCTTCTATCTGCGCAGGCCCGGCGAACCGGACCGGGAGATGGAACTCATCGACATCGTCCCCGCTCCGGGCCGTGAGGGATGGCACGGACAAGACGCGACGCATGGAGGGAGCAAGTACGTGGCCACACTCGACGAGCACTGGGGCCTGCGGGTGCACCGGTTGCCGGTGCCGTACTGGGAGGCGGGTTCCGTCGCCGAGATGTGGACCAACCCGGGGGCGGTGTTCCGGGTGACCATGGAGGACGCGACGTCCGAGCACATCGCCGAGCGCGATCCGTTCAACGGCAGGCATTGA
- a CDS encoding ABC transporter substrate-binding protein, which produces MTGCTSTKSDSDGDKGGSGIKLVSSGKIKTCTHLPYPPFQSKKDGKIVGFDVDLVDLVAKELGVEQEIVNTPFEGIETGQDFNIRKCDLAAAGMTITDERDKVMDFSDPYFNATQALITKKGQPYKTFEDLKGKKLGYQKATTGGIYAKKESKGLDMELVEYEDVGLLLTAVKAGKVDAGINDNGVLFEYIKDNPDTEVTAEFDTGEKYGIGFRTGNDSLRTKVNEVLKEARTDGSYDKIYKKWFGTTPQS; this is translated from the coding sequence ATGACGGGCTGCACCAGCACCAAGTCCGACAGCGACGGCGACAAGGGCGGCTCGGGGATCAAGCTCGTCTCGTCCGGCAAGATCAAGACCTGCACGCATCTGCCCTATCCGCCGTTCCAGTCGAAGAAGGACGGCAAGATCGTCGGCTTCGACGTAGATCTGGTCGACCTGGTCGCCAAGGAGCTGGGGGTCGAGCAGGAGATCGTCAACACACCCTTCGAGGGCATCGAAACCGGCCAGGACTTCAACATCCGCAAGTGCGACCTGGCCGCCGCAGGCATGACGATCACCGACGAGCGCGACAAGGTCATGGACTTCTCGGACCCCTACTTCAACGCCACCCAGGCGCTGATCACCAAGAAGGGGCAGCCCTACAAGACCTTCGAGGATCTCAAGGGAAAGAAGCTCGGCTACCAGAAGGCCACCACCGGCGGCATCTACGCCAAGAAGGAGAGCAAGGGCCTCGACATGGAGCTCGTGGAGTACGAGGACGTCGGCTTGCTGCTCACGGCGGTCAAGGCCGGCAAAGTCGACGCGGGCATCAACGACAACGGCGTGCTCTTCGAATACATCAAGGACAACCCGGACACCGAGGTGACCGCGGAGTTCGACACCGGTGAGAAGTACGGAATCGGCTTCCGCACGGGCAACGACTCACTGCGCACGAAGGTCAACGAGGTCCTCAAGGAGGCCCGGACCGACGGCAGTTACGACAAGATCTACAAGAAGTGGTTCGGCACCACTCCGCAGAGCTGA
- a CDS encoding dynamin family protein yields MGSDMDDYAQWAVKMLEALDRAPSDGSTVDRELHAGREELRAAAAKLLSEARGPLSIGVVGEFSAGKSLLIEALLGLPGLLSVSDVATTGNVTAIHVGQSKDDDRGSSLKRRAVVYCTAAEVAELMAHLYGKLEELAPLEGLPGQRLEALRAARPGPSGWEPLVEWCGRFGSGLHGARMRSVAAEVELLHTAHEIGAPMLGRRYDLSDAQAKRAMSLPGVKLEEGGSSRALPTTDVEGHRIPDDVLAACVPLIRRVELRVGVPPGIWDLEGVGALTLMDFPGLNSPESGERDRFLSRRELRDIHTVLVLMNGQRGPVANEQDFFDMLREPTADGRERRPDKELRESLLVAGGRFDQMPVDQSALKAALLDSAEPLKEQRLRGLPDTAVLDKIVEAAQRLLPVGQRKQLVLLSAMVGLDRLARSPGVRVDEDLRARLLPGVEERTQITELWAKVGARLEADDPGSSLSTALREFAHDGGIDLLRRQFTRHAKKYGGAIRDGAVKRRAVVVDRLRVALAGAEQAARPEAAYPPEYGEIQRTLDETRRLLEDLRNGLVLGIGPDSSRSDDALRQRIADEAATLVSGWPQWKELFTLVDREKLVVKARHADRPEDDQPVDEDLRVVLAELGLLSDDADPAADPASSAPHAPADLLPQFRTSYSALLSRVHDEVRASYEERLDQHVDSMDELFDRWVGIAREQTRGPRPKAHQDRLTALIKITHAQALRTRLRQAAAAQLDPGAVDRAYPLRLDRCFPWHPDAPDRRDQADRHVVHSVRMRRELIMALLHLVYGQLAKEQAHLAATAGRFITDLERIINTSDTFDLLVSSIRADEEARRTGPLELAARLEGMSAPGSRRGAPSTETTRPQP; encoded by the coding sequence ATGGGCAGCGACATGGACGACTATGCCCAGTGGGCGGTCAAGATGCTTGAGGCCCTGGACCGGGCTCCGTCGGACGGCTCCACGGTGGATCGTGAACTGCACGCGGGGCGTGAGGAGTTACGGGCCGCTGCGGCCAAGCTCTTGAGCGAGGCGCGAGGACCGCTCTCGATCGGTGTGGTGGGTGAGTTCAGCGCGGGGAAGTCCCTTCTGATCGAGGCACTGTTGGGCCTGCCCGGACTGCTGTCGGTGAGCGACGTGGCGACCACGGGAAACGTCACCGCCATCCACGTCGGCCAGTCCAAGGACGACGACCGCGGATCGAGTCTCAAGCGGCGGGCCGTGGTGTACTGCACCGCAGCCGAGGTTGCCGAGCTCATGGCTCATCTGTACGGCAAGCTCGAGGAGCTCGCCCCGCTTGAAGGGCTGCCCGGCCAGCGGTTGGAGGCACTGCGCGCGGCCCGGCCGGGCCCCAGCGGCTGGGAGCCGTTGGTCGAGTGGTGCGGACGGTTCGGCTCTGGTCTCCACGGTGCGCGGATGCGCTCGGTCGCGGCCGAAGTGGAGTTGCTGCACACGGCGCATGAGATCGGTGCGCCGATGCTGGGACGGCGCTATGACCTCTCGGACGCCCAGGCCAAGCGCGCCATGTCGCTCCCGGGGGTGAAACTGGAGGAGGGCGGCAGCAGCCGTGCCCTGCCCACGACCGACGTGGAGGGGCACCGGATCCCGGACGATGTCCTCGCCGCCTGTGTACCGCTGATCCGGAGGGTTGAGCTGCGGGTGGGGGTGCCACCCGGCATCTGGGACCTGGAGGGCGTGGGCGCCCTCACGCTGATGGACTTCCCCGGCCTCAACAGCCCTGAGTCCGGGGAACGCGACAGGTTCCTGAGCCGTCGTGAGCTCCGTGACATCCACACGGTCCTCGTCCTCATGAACGGCCAGCGGGGGCCGGTCGCCAATGAGCAGGACTTCTTCGACATGCTCCGCGAACCCACGGCGGACGGCCGGGAGCGCAGGCCGGACAAGGAGCTGCGGGAGAGTCTTCTCGTCGCGGGCGGACGCTTCGACCAGATGCCCGTGGACCAATCCGCCCTCAAGGCCGCGCTCCTGGACTCGGCTGAGCCACTCAAGGAGCAGCGGCTGCGTGGACTGCCGGACACAGCGGTGCTGGACAAGATAGTCGAGGCCGCGCAGCGTCTGCTGCCGGTCGGCCAACGGAAGCAACTCGTGCTGCTCTCCGCCATGGTGGGGCTCGACCGGCTGGCCCGGTCGCCAGGCGTACGCGTCGACGAGGACCTGCGGGCACGACTGCTTCCAGGGGTCGAGGAACGGACCCAGATCACGGAGCTGTGGGCGAAGGTGGGCGCCCGCCTGGAAGCTGACGATCCCGGCTCGTCGTTGAGCACGGCCCTGCGGGAGTTCGCCCACGACGGCGGGATCGATCTGCTGCGCCGGCAGTTCACCCGGCACGCCAAGAAGTATGGCGGTGCCATCCGGGACGGTGCGGTGAAGCGGCGGGCCGTGGTCGTGGACCGGCTGCGGGTGGCCCTGGCCGGCGCGGAACAGGCGGCGCGACCTGAGGCGGCGTATCCGCCGGAGTACGGCGAGATCCAGCGGACGTTGGACGAGACACGACGGCTGCTCGAAGATCTGCGGAACGGCCTGGTGCTTGGCATCGGGCCGGATTCCTCTCGTTCCGATGACGCACTGCGACAGCGCATCGCCGACGAGGCCGCCACGCTGGTCTCCGGCTGGCCGCAGTGGAAGGAGCTGTTCACCCTGGTCGACCGGGAGAAGCTCGTGGTCAAGGCGAGGCATGCCGACCGCCCGGAGGACGACCAGCCCGTCGACGAGGATCTGCGGGTGGTGCTGGCCGAGCTGGGGCTGCTGTCCGATGACGCCGATCCGGCCGCTGACCCGGCTTCGAGCGCGCCCCATGCCCCCGCGGACCTCCTGCCCCAGTTCCGCACGTCGTACAGCGCGTTGCTGAGCCGTGTGCATGACGAGGTACGGGCCAGTTACGAGGAGCGGCTCGACCAGCACGTCGACTCCATGGACGAGTTGTTCGACCGCTGGGTCGGTATTGCCCGGGAACAGACGCGAGGCCCCCGGCCCAAAGCGCACCAGGACCGCCTCACCGCATTGATCAAGATCACCCATGCGCAGGCGCTGCGAACGCGCCTGCGGCAGGCGGCGGCTGCTCAGCTGGACCCCGGAGCCGTGGATCGGGCCTACCCCCTGCGCCTCGACCGCTGCTTCCCGTGGCACCCGGACGCGCCTGACCGACGAGACCAGGCGGATCGACACGTCGTGCATTCCGTACGGATGCGCCGCGAGCTGATCATGGCTCTGTTGCATCTTGTATATGGGCAGTTGGCGAAGGAACAGGCCCACCTCGCCGCCACGGCCGGGAGATTCATCACCGACCTGGAAAGGATCATCAACACCTCCGACACCTTCGACCTCCTCGTCTCCTCCATCCGAGCCGACGAGGAGGCGCGTCGGACAGGCCCTCTGGAGCTCGCAGCCCGTCTGGAAGGCATGTCCGCTCCTGGCTCCAGGCGCGGCGCCCCGAGCACCGAGACCACGCGCCCCCAGCCCTGA
- a CDS encoding amino acid ABC transporter ATP-binding protein yields the protein MKFDKAPDAPAPSGQAIEVRELRKSFGDLEVLKGIDLTVGRGDVVCVIGPSGSGKSTLLRCVNLLEEPTSGTVTVAGTEVTDPDVDIDRVRRRIGMVFQSFNLFPHLTALENLTIAQRRVLRRGKEEAERIARANLARVGLVDKEQSYPAQLSGGQQQRVAIARALSMDPELMLFDEPTSALDPELVGDVLAVMRSLAQEGMTMLVVTHEMSFAREVADRVVFMDDGVIVEEGTPERVVGDPQHERTRTFLARVLDPAAAEMGEVPDTGPHEKRVDR from the coding sequence ATGAAGTTCGACAAGGCACCCGACGCGCCCGCACCTTCGGGCCAGGCGATCGAGGTGCGCGAGCTGCGCAAGTCGTTCGGTGATCTGGAGGTGCTCAAGGGCATCGACCTGACGGTCGGGCGCGGTGACGTGGTCTGTGTCATCGGCCCTTCGGGCTCCGGCAAATCGACCCTGCTGCGCTGCGTCAATCTTCTGGAAGAGCCCACGTCGGGCACGGTGACGGTGGCCGGCACGGAGGTCACCGACCCCGATGTGGACATCGATCGCGTACGCCGTCGGATCGGCATGGTCTTCCAGTCCTTCAACCTCTTCCCGCACCTCACGGCGCTGGAGAACCTGACCATCGCGCAGCGCCGTGTGCTCCGGCGCGGCAAGGAGGAGGCGGAGCGCATCGCGCGGGCCAACCTCGCGCGGGTGGGCCTCGTCGACAAGGAGCAGTCCTATCCGGCGCAGCTCTCCGGCGGCCAGCAGCAGCGGGTCGCGATCGCTCGGGCGCTGTCCATGGACCCCGAGTTGATGCTCTTCGACGAGCCGACCTCCGCGCTCGACCCCGAACTGGTCGGGGACGTACTCGCGGTGATGCGCTCGCTCGCCCAGGAGGGGATGACGATGCTGGTCGTCACCCACGAGATGAGCTTCGCGCGCGAGGTCGCTGACCGGGTGGTCTTCATGGACGACGGAGTGATCGTCGAGGAGGGCACGCCCGAACGTGTGGTGGGCGACCCGCAGCACGAGCGGACCCGGACGTTCCTGGCGCGCGTACTCGATCCTGCGGCGGCGGAGATGGGCGAAGTCCCGGACACAGGACCGCACGAGAAGCGCGTGGACCGCTGA
- a CDS encoding amino acid ABC transporter permease — protein MSMSRRRRARLFRGVQYAVLLIAIAVFALVADWGTLRQAFFDVEIAKALFPEVITTALVNTAYYTLLGFGFGLGLGIVLALMRLSTVPPYRWIAIAYIEFFRGVPSLLVFIALGFGVPLAFEVALDMHITVMLSLGLVGAAYMAETIRAGILAVPKGQTEAARSLGMSPGRAMVSIVMPQAFRIVLPPLTNELILLTKDSSLVYLLGLSLGQFELANFGRDALNEHKSLTPILIAGLLYLVITLPLGHLVRRLEARTAKAR, from the coding sequence ATGTCCATGTCCCGACGGCGGCGGGCACGGCTGTTCCGCGGCGTCCAGTACGCCGTGCTGCTCATCGCCATAGCCGTGTTCGCGCTGGTGGCCGACTGGGGGACACTGCGCCAGGCGTTCTTCGACGTGGAGATCGCCAAGGCGCTGTTCCCCGAGGTGATCACCACCGCGCTGGTCAACACCGCCTACTACACACTGCTCGGCTTCGGCTTCGGCCTGGGGCTCGGCATCGTGCTGGCGCTGATGCGGCTGTCCACGGTGCCTCCGTACCGCTGGATCGCGATCGCCTATATCGAGTTCTTCCGCGGCGTTCCCTCCCTGCTGGTGTTCATCGCGCTCGGCTTCGGTGTGCCGCTGGCCTTCGAGGTCGCGCTCGACATGCACATCACGGTGATGCTGTCTCTGGGCCTGGTGGGCGCCGCCTATATGGCCGAGACGATCCGCGCGGGCATTCTGGCGGTGCCCAAGGGGCAGACGGAGGCGGCCCGTTCGCTGGGCATGTCACCGGGGCGTGCGATGGTGTCGATCGTGATGCCGCAGGCGTTCCGGATCGTGCTGCCGCCGCTGACCAACGAGCTGATCCTGCTCACCAAGGACTCCTCACTGGTGTATCTGCTCGGCCTCTCGCTCGGCCAGTTCGAGCTGGCCAACTTCGGCCGGGACGCGCTGAACGAGCACAAGAGCCTGACCCCGATCCTGATCGCCGGACTGCTGTATCTCGTCATCACCCTCCCGCTCGGCCATCTGGTGCGGCGGCTCGAGGCCCGTACGGCGAAAGCCAGGTGA